ATCTTCTCTTTAAATTAGAAATCATACATCAACGACTAGTTGATCAAATGGTACATATTTGATTCCCCTTAAGCAAAGTCTCAAATTTGAGTCTTATAGATGAGAAAACCCTTATTGGAAGAGTTAATCTCACCATGATGGAAATATTCTCGGCTCAAACATGATTGCTTTCGAATGAGAAcacttatcttttttttttttttgaaaatgattcATTCAATTAAGAAGAAACAGGGGCCTCAGAGGCCAATACATCAGACTGGACTAAGCCATGAAGGTCTTGAGGGATCTCCTCAATCCAAACCAACCTACCCAAAAGAAAAGAACGCTTAGCTAAAGCATCAGCGACCTTATTGCCAGAACGGCGAacaaaactgaaaacaaaaccATCAAAACCAGAAGACAAACGACGACAATCTGAAATCAACGAGTCGACAATAGAACAACCACCTCGGCGTTTCCACGcctcaaaaagaagaagacaatTTGTCTCAAACACAATGCGCCGAAACCCAAGCTCCATAGCCAAACCGATAGCCCAACAGAAAGAGAGCCCCTCTGCAACCAAAGAAGATGATGCTGGACCATGCGAGAAGCACGCGGACGCCAGCAACCTCGCCACGAAAATTCCGAGCTACAACACCGAAACCAGCGTCACCATTAGGAGCCATCGCCGCATCAAAATTTAACTTGAACGTGCCCGGTGGTGGACGAGACCAAGCGTGGGGTAGGTGAAGCTGTGGTACCATAGGAACCTCCAATGGTGGCAGCGGTGTGAGTGAAGATGCATGATTCAGAATCTGCTCCAAAGTGGATGCCTTGTCCTTGAAACAAAGCTCATTACGGGCACTCCAAATTGCATAGAGCAGGGTATGAAAGACTCCAAAGCTGGACTCATCTGCAACCTGCATAAAATCAGAGACAAATTCGTGCACACGGCACTCATGAGCTAGGCGAAAACCAAGGGATCTAGCAAACCAGATTGGTTGCACCGTCGGACAAAACAACAAAGCATGATGGGTCGTTTCCGGAGCTGCCAAACACCGCGGGCATATCGGGTCAGGGACCAAACCGCGCGCATAAAGGGAGGCCCTCACCGGAAGGACTTCAAGGCATGCCCTCCACCCCGTTTCACGACATCGAGGAAGTGCGTCAGCTTTCCAAAGCTTCCTCCAATCCGCACGCGGAAGAGAGGGCACCTGAGAAGAAGATGCAACCGCAGCTTCAGCACCACGATGAAGGTATTGGTACCCTGACTTTGTTGAGTAGTGACCATCTGGAGAGAAAGGCCAGTACAGAACATCGTCATGAGGAACAAGAGGCAATGGGATTGCCAAAATCGCACGCGCCAACGGCGGGCAACAAATGAAATTGATCAGCTCTCTGTTCCATGTCACCAGGTCTGGCAGCATGAGATCAGACACAAGGGAGGCTCCAAATTGTTGAGCAAGCTCCATACTATACACCAAAGTATCCATTCCTGGAATCCACTTGTCTGACTAAGCCTTAACACTTTTTCCATTGCCTATGTTCCACATCCCCCCTTTGCAAAGATCTCACCAGAACGGATGATGCTAGACCAAGCATAACTCGGGCGATAACCCCGATGAGCCACATGAATCGTGCTACGCGGAAAATAAACCGCTCTATAGACCTTCCCTAGAAGTGATTCAGGGTTCGATTTGATGCGCCACCAATTTTTGGCTACTAAAGCAGaattaaacattttaaaatCTCTGAACCCAAGACCGCCATTATCCTTGGCCTTGCACAAAGCCTTCCAACTAAGACAATGCATACCCCGTTTCGTCACATCGCCACCCCAATAAAACCGGCTAATCATTCCCTCAATCTGATTGCATAAACCATCAGGGAGTAAAAAACAGGACATGACATAGGACGGAATTGCCTGTGCCACCGCTTTGACAAGTACTTCCCTACCCGCTCTAGAGAGAGACCTTTCTTTCCATCCCTTAAGCTTCTTCCAAACACGCTCCTTGacaaaattaaaaatctgaGTCTTCGACTTCCCAATGATGGTTGGAAGCCCCAGATATTTGTCATAGCTCTCCACCGCCTTTACATTCAACAGCTGTCTAAGCTCATGGAAACAATCATCTGGCACGTTTCGGCTACAAGAGAGCATCGATTTGTCAAGGTTAATGACCTGACCTGAAGCTTGTTCGTAACTCGCAAGAATTGCCTTAATGGACAGTGCCTCAAGCGCCGTTGCCCGGGCAAAAATAACACTGTCATCTGCAAACAACAAATGTGAGACTACAGGGGCAGTTCTAGCAACTTTTATACCATGAAGGGAAGACGCTAGTACAGCCTTGTTAATTAAAGCAGAAAACACCTCACCACAAAGAATAAAAAGATAGGGAGATAGGGGATCCCCTTGTCGCAGACCGCGATGAGGTTTAAAAGGCTCCTGAGGTGCACCGTTTAACATAATGGAAAAGTCCATAGTGGACACACATGCCATGATAAGGCTCACCCAAGTGGCAGGGAACCCCATTTGTTGTAAAACACTCGCCAAAAAAGGCCATTCAACTCTATCGTACGCTTTTGACATATCTAACTTTAAAGCCATCACGCCATTACGGCCActtatctttttcttcatgTAGTGGAAGCATTCGAACGCCACCAAGGCATTATCCGTGATCAGGCGACCAGGAACAAAAGCAGTTTGAGATTCACAAAAAAGCTCAGGCAAAATTAGTTTAAGCCTATTCGCCAAAGTCTtggtaataattttaaaaattacattgcATAGACTTATGGGCCTAAATTGATTTGCATGCATAGGTTTCTTAACTTTAGGTATTAGCACAAGAAGAGTTTTATTAATAATACCTGGTGAGATATCTCCATGAAGGACCTGCAGGCAGAAATGTGAAACATCGTCGCCTATAATATGCCAAAATTTCTGATAAAACAAAGCAGGCAAACCATCACACCCCGGTGCTTTAGTTGGGTGCATTTGAAGCAGGGCCTCTTCCACCTCCTCTTTAGTAAAAGGATTGGATAAAACCTGGTAGTGATGTTGTGAGACTCTCCCTGCCACCAGCGATGTAACTGACTCAATATCAACAGGACCAATGGAAGTGAAGAGGGTCGTAAAATAACTTGCTAGAACCCGGTAAATATCCTTATCCTCCTCCACTTTGTGCCCCAAGTCATCTTTTAGCTCCTCAATCGTATTCTGTTTGCGTCGATGTGTGGCTTTTGTGTGGAAAAAATGAGTATTCCTATCACCATGACGGAGCCAGTTGGCCCGTGATCTCTGACACCAAACCACCTCCTCCTGTTCAAGGAGAACATCAAGTTTACTCTCAATTTCCGCTGTTTCATCTACAACCTGAGAACacttatcttaaaaaaaaaaaaaaatagaaatcatATGCGGACTATTAAGTGGGGCTGctcaaggaaaaaaaagaattgaataagattttttttaaagtgcaAATTATATTAAGCAACAACACGGTTATAATGTGCGGCCCGAGCACCATCCTGAACAAATAAGTTTTGTCAGAGCTTCTTCAATCTaaatagatagaaaaatggTGTGAAAATGAAAGTTTGGTCAAATTATCTACCATGAATTATTAGAACGTTGAATAAAAAAATccacaaaattaaaagataaatcTAACTAATTCAAAAAGAAAGTTTGTATATAAGCAAAATaattctttgaaatatttttaaaaaataataattcgaAACCTGCCAATCATACGGTTAATGCTAACGCAAGCGAGCAttaatagaaaagatatgcatCATTACACACTATCAACGGTAAATCCCAATCAGATGCTTACTGATTAGTTAATGGTAAAAGATACTCCTCAGGAATAAAGttagttaaaattaataaattgctTCACCAATCCTCAAACATCAGAATCCTTCTATGAGATTTTTCCAAATAAACAACATTAAATATATTCGACCCTCAAATTCAATGGCTCAGATTACACATCAAACCAATGTCTTGGCCTATATAAACCAAAGTTTATGGAGTTTCCATGCATCACATTCACAACACAAACCTCTTCTCTAGATTTGGGATTTTAAACCCAATTTGAGGCTCTCTGCGCTCCAATACTGAAAGGAAGTGATGGTAAACCCTAGCTGCTAGTTCATGGACACCTTTGGCTTCGCACAAATAAGCATATATGTGAAAGTCATGGGTATGCATGAATTTGGAGATGGGGGTTGCCTTGATCTTTTTGAATTGGAGTGAAGGGAGCTCCAAAATGAGGCTTCATGCTTAACTAAGATCTCACTTAGCTCCTACAAAAAAAAGATCTCACTTAGCAAACTAATGTCATCCTTTGGTAAGGACGGGTTCTAATGGATGATATATTTGTAAGTATTGACTCTTAACAGTGATCAGAGCCGACGACGCAgcattttttggaaaaaaaagcTACTTGTCATTGATGtttttgttgtattttttttaatgttaattaaCTTAACTATTTTATATTGtggttaattattaattaaattaatattctTCATGCATGtatatttgtttgtcttttAATCAACCACATGTGGCAGAGTAATTGTTCGTCCCGAAGGAAATCGACAGGGTGAGGATAACTGCTTCCGGTGTCCTGAATAGTGAAACTGTAATTCATGTCAGGCACCACAATCTGAATTCAAAGCGATCGATGTGAAGAAATGAAGAGAGCGagcttgcagagatgaaagGAGAAGTGGTATCTCAATATCTTAAATATTTCTGGTCAATTTGTAATAAGTTTTGAGAGTATATAATTTTAATGTAGCGGCGGAAATCAATTGAAAGTATGTTTTTCAGACGGATGATGTGTAGAAATTAAATCCAAATTGGAACATGTCATGTGAGATACATATTTTCATTCATAGCCGATTAATAAGAATTGGGATAATGTTtaatccacacctctcttttgaggtggaaaggtggaatggtgagagagataggaagaaacgaaaaaataagagagagaaaatatgagatgtgatagatggtaagatgagagagatagaaataaaaagaggtggaaatgaagtgtttaaaaaattaggtgtgtatatatcattactcatttcTTTGGCACCCTTTTAAAAATGAAGGGTTTCATACCTTTTTAGTCATGTTTTCTCCATAATAGACTTTGTAAAATTTACAAATATGACTTTTGCAtggtaaaaaatgaactaaagGGTATTGTGTCCTCTTATTTTCAATGGATACCATAGCAATGCCCTTAAATTGGTCCCTATTAAATTTCCTTAAAAATCTCCCCGATTCAAGCCTTTTATAGAAATAGAGTACAATATATATTTTGACCATTAACTAGTAGGAAATTATCAGGGAAATTTCGCCCTTGATTTTCTAGCTAATTAACAGTTATTTTCTAACTAATTGTGCATGATTACTTTTTCAGTTATTAGTTATCAATAACCTTTTCTTAAAAGAACGACAAAATAATCTCATGATCAAAATTAAgctaatattaaaatatataactTAGAGCTGTTGTCCTCAATCATGTTGCtatcaatattttaaaatttcattgTGAGTACAGATTTGACCGGAATtaagttaattaattaaacaaaCCACTATAACTCACCATCGCATTATGTTCATTGTAATTGTTAATTTGGAGTATTTTATTAAGTtaggggttttttttttgagattaatttctatgcaccgacggtgtaaataggttttacaccatcattcaatcacattcctccattttgttagctcacaattaaatttgaatttaataatatctaaaatagaaaaatggaaggttgtgattgaatgatggtataaaactttttacactgttggtgcatagaaattaatctctttttttttataggccaatgttagttgttaattgttagtaaattagttccttcaccaggattcgaaccctgactCTTCGccctgcaaatcccttcattcccttagctgaccaagtgagctacccttcctagggatggcagagaagcccgaacccatgggcacccgacccAACCCGACCCGATttttttgggtgaaaacccgagttaatgggttcgggttcgggttcgggttttacccgattGCTGAAAGTgttttcgggttcgggtttgggtttggctaAACCCGAACCCGGTTTGTATAAGTGAAATTCCAGATATATCCTTaggtatatatatgttattagaATAGAATTAGGGTTTGAGGTCACGGCTTTCTTCTCCACTTTCAGATCACGGctttcttctcctcttccagTTCTGCTCTGTTTCCTTCTTCCGCCCACGGAGCTGCCATTCTCCTCTTCCAGTCTTGCTCCGTCTCCTTCTTCCGTCCACGGAGCTGTCGTTCTCCTCTTCCAGGCCCGCTCCGTCTCTTTCTTCCGTCCATGGAGCCACCGTCCAAGCGTCCACGGAGCCGCCGTCACCTCCGCTTCAGGTTTTCTCTCTTCCCTTCAACCGTTTCCCCTTAGCCTCTGTTTGATCTGGAACAAGGTTTGGATGAGGGGTTTGAGGTGAAATATAATGTCAATCAGGACTGCATCAACTGCCTGGGAAGGGAGGAAGGAAATTGTCACTGGAGAAGTGatgattttgataaaaaaaagtggCTTCTTCATGCTATTATTGCTCAAGTAGAACTAATGCTGCCTATCTCTGCTCTATTCCCATTCTCAATACTGATTCTCATGACAAAAGTATGTCTTCTATCTCCTCTTCTCTATTCTTTAATTTCCCCTCTTCCCAACTAGAGCTACTATAATAATCTTACATGCATATATCATAGTCTAGTTTTATTCAAAGTCATATGTTTTCTTGAGAATTGGAGATTAGATTTCCATTTTCCAGCTGTAGGAACCCTCCATTAGGCTCCAGTTTAGGAACAATTGTAATTGGAAATTGGATGGAAAGGACCCACTTTGGGTCAACACTGATTTGGATGTTCGGAACAACTTTGATCAATTTATCAATTCACACTTTTGGAGTATGTAGTTTAGGCCTCCGATTCATTGTATATACATCAAATAGTGAAATTAAAATCTGTTCAATCATGATTAGattaacatatatatattcagTTGTCTGTGGTGTGCATTCACACATGGTCTTCATTCTGCTCTCTTGTAAGTAAGTCATTAATAAATAGCTTAttctgtttgaactttgaaggagCATGTCAGCAAGATACTAGCATGAAATTAGGATTCAAGAAGATTaattacaaatttgaaaatCCATGTTTAACCATTAATGAGTATTCTCTTTGCAAATCCTAGGATAAAAAGAATGACATATTACTTAATGTAGCAAATCCAGTATGACACTTTAACCTTCAACCTAGGCTAATATTGATGCAGCATCTGATTTTGGATTGGTTGACTTAATATTGCACACCTAAAAGGTGTAAACGTTGCTGTTATAAATGGTAAAAGAAACTGCTATTCATTCTTCCTTTTTTATGGATTCTCAAATGCAGATGGACAAGACTTATGAAGTTCTTTGCAAAATATTTAGGGATGAAGCTAATGCTGTTTTGGAGAACTGAGAGCACCATTGGATTGGGTCGGGTTTCCGGGTTCAGCTgattgtttgaggttgtgtgcgggtgtgggtacgggtcgggtgaacccgaaacccaatgggttcgggtgtgggtttaagttcaccacccatttcgggttcggatgcgggtgcgggtgtgggtttttgatctcgggtttgggtttgggtttggcaaaacccgcaccctacccgacccattgtcatccctaaccCTTCCCCCTATTATGATACGGGTGACAACAATAGATGCACACACACAATTATCTGGCATCACGACGCTGCTATATGTTTGGAGtatttatgattttatattaaatgTCCCCACTTTTACAAGCAACATAcctcataattaatttattaatttacaaGGATGTAGATACTTTAAATACACTCACACCTAGATAAAATACGTAGGGAAGATGAAATAGGATTAtatagaaagataataaaagtgaaaataatatggtaaaaaaaataaagtgtgAATGTATGAAAAACTTCTTTATATAGGTTTTTCTTTGTCATAATGtaaatgagtttaatttttatgtaccgatggtgtaaagtttttttacttcGTCAACCAATCACATTTtaagaatgtgagaaaatctctcattttatttaatttcattaattgacgtacTACATCCTTAAAATCTTATTGGTTGACAGTGTAAAAATTTTTACACCGTCATTCATCGCTGCATCATCTTTTTCTCAATGTAAATTAGGATTTGAAGAGGGAAAGTTGTTAGAATTTTATAAATTTCATGTGGTTTTTTTTACGAGAAATTAAAATGGATTTTGTTCACATTTTAAATTACCTTTGAATTTTTGTTCATTGTCGATATAGAATTTTTAAAATGTTAGAAAATTTATTATGCAAATTTTAGTTCATTGATAAATCATTTGTTGTTATGTACTAGGATTATCTTGAGTAAGAAAGGTACAATAAGGAAATCCTAGCAGAGCACAAATATAGACATGATGTAATAAAAAggaaatattctcattaatgataGTAAAGTTGTCAGATATAAGGTAAAAacctcccttttatagagggtgtggtCATCATCTAGATTATTCCTATATTTGGGTCTTTACAAACAAGGCCTAAATCCCTAT
This portion of the Lotus japonicus ecotype B-129 chromosome 3, LjGifu_v1.2 genome encodes:
- the LOC130744788 gene encoding uncharacterized protein LOC130744788, with the protein product MDTLVYSMELAQQFGASLVSDLMLPDLVTWNRELINFICCPPLARAILAIPLPLVPHDDVLYWPFSPDGHYSTKSGYQYLHRGAEAAVASSSQVPSLPRADWRKLWKADALPRCRETGWRACLEVLPVRASLYARGLVPDPICPRCLAAPETTHHALLFCPTVQPIWFARSLGFRLAHECRVHEFVSDFMQVADESSFGVFHTLLYAIWSARNELCFKDKASTLEQILNHASSLTPLPPLEVPMVPQLHLPHAWSRPPPGTFKLNFDAAMAPNGDAGFGVVARNFRGEVAGVRVLLAWSSIIFFGCRGALFLLGYRFGYGAWVSAHCV